A single Micromonospora sp. CCTCC AA 2012012 DNA region contains:
- a CDS encoding dipeptidase produces the protein MSESEVRAAVERELPGVRADLERLVRIPGIAFEGFDHSHVERSAEAVAELLRGCDLDVKIVRSGGQPAVIGKKAAPPGAPTVLLYAHHDVQPVGDRALWESDPFEPVERDGRLYGRGAADDKAGIMAHVAALRAFGDRLPVGVVLFIEGEEEYGSDSLERLLDEHRDELASDVIVIADSGNWDVGVPALTTSLRGIVNCFVEVRTLDHAVHSGMFGGAVPDALTALVRLLATLHDDAGDVAVEGLVGREGAAVDYPEDRFRAEAGLAEGVEFIGTGRITDRLWTKPAVAVLGVDAPATGEAPNALVPSAKAKLSVRLAPGDDPKKAYAALAAHLERHAPWGARVTVTFEHDGEPCVIDATGPMFDAARAAFKGAWDGTDPVDIGVGGSIPFIATFQEMFPQAAILVTGVEDPHARAHGPNESLHLGEFARVCLAEALLLARVAEVGANRS, from the coding sequence ATGTCCGAGTCCGAGGTACGGGCCGCCGTCGAGCGTGAACTGCCCGGAGTCCGTGCCGACCTCGAACGCCTCGTCCGCATCCCGGGCATCGCCTTCGAGGGCTTCGACCACTCGCACGTGGAGCGTTCCGCCGAGGCGGTGGCGGAGCTGCTGCGCGGCTGCGACCTCGACGTCAAGATCGTGCGTTCCGGGGGCCAGCCGGCCGTGATCGGGAAGAAGGCCGCCCCGCCCGGCGCCCCCACCGTGCTGCTCTACGCCCACCACGACGTGCAGCCGGTCGGCGACCGTGCCCTCTGGGAGTCCGACCCGTTCGAGCCGGTCGAGCGGGACGGCCGGCTCTACGGCCGGGGCGCCGCCGACGACAAGGCCGGCATCATGGCGCACGTCGCCGCGCTGCGCGCGTTCGGCGACCGGCTGCCGGTCGGCGTGGTGCTCTTCATCGAGGGCGAGGAGGAGTACGGCTCCGACTCGCTGGAGCGGCTGCTGGACGAGCACCGCGACGAGCTGGCCTCCGACGTCATCGTGATCGCCGACTCGGGCAACTGGGACGTCGGCGTACCGGCGCTGACCACCTCGCTGCGCGGCATCGTCAACTGCTTCGTCGAGGTCCGCACCCTGGACCACGCCGTGCACAGCGGCATGTTCGGCGGCGCGGTGCCGGACGCGCTGACCGCGCTGGTCCGGCTGCTCGCCACCCTGCACGACGACGCGGGCGACGTGGCCGTCGAGGGGCTGGTCGGCCGGGAGGGCGCCGCGGTGGACTACCCGGAGGACCGGTTCCGCGCCGAGGCCGGGCTGGCCGAGGGCGTGGAGTTCATCGGGACCGGCCGGATCACCGACCGGTTGTGGACCAAGCCGGCCGTCGCCGTGCTCGGCGTCGACGCCCCGGCGACCGGGGAGGCGCCGAACGCGCTGGTCCCGTCGGCGAAGGCGAAGCTGAGCGTCCGGCTGGCACCGGGCGACGACCCCAAGAAGGCGTACGCGGCGCTCGCCGCCCACCTGGAGCGGCACGCCCCGTGGGGGGCCCGGGTGACGGTGACCTTCGAGCACGACGGCGAGCCGTGCGTGATCGACGCGACCGGCCCGATGTTCGACGCGGCCCGGGCGGCCTTCAAGGGTGCCTGGGACGGCACCGACCCGGTGGACATCGGCGTCGGCGGCTCGATCCCCTTCATCGCCACCTTCCAGGAGATGTTCCCGCAGGCCGCCATCCTGGTGACCGGCGTCGAGGACCCGCACGCCCGGGCGCACGGCCCGAACGAGAGCCTGCACCTCGGCGAGTTCGCCCGGGTCTGCCTGGCCGAGGCGCTGCTGCTGGCCAGGGTCGCCGAGGTGGGCGCGAACCGGAGTTAG
- a CDS encoding cobyric acid synthase: MSGGLLVAGTTSDAGKSVLTAGICRWLHRKGVRVAPFKAQNMSNNSAVVVGPDGRGGELGRAQAMQAAACGLAPDLRFNPVLLKPGSDHASQVVLLGEAVDTVTAGNFRTLRPRLAETAYAALAELRAAYDVVICEGAGSPAEINLRAGDYVNMGLARHAHLPTIVVGDIDRGGVFASMFGTVALLDPADQALVAGFVINKFRGDLGLLRPGLDMLRQVTGRPTYGVLPWALDLWLDAEDSLAYGRVLGRPAGPYGTDWLDVAVVRLPRISNATDVEALATEPGVRVRLTVEPAELAAADVVVLPGSKSTVADLAWLRETGLADAVGAHVAAGKPLLGICGGFQMLGRAIHDPVESRRGSVPGLGLLPVEITFDPRKTVRRATGTAAGDVPVEGYEIHHGYVSAADPTLPPLLRHADGTAEGALLGAVHGTHWHGAFESDEFRRRFLTEAARLAGRTGFRVAPDTVFAAARERTLDLLGDLVEEHLDTAALWRLIESGPPADLPFVPPGAPPG; the protein is encoded by the coding sequence GTGAGCGGCGGGCTGCTGGTCGCCGGCACCACCTCCGACGCCGGCAAGAGCGTGCTCACCGCGGGGATCTGCCGCTGGCTGCACCGTAAGGGTGTCCGGGTGGCCCCGTTCAAGGCACAGAACATGTCCAACAACTCCGCCGTGGTGGTCGGCCCCGACGGGCGGGGTGGCGAGCTGGGCCGGGCCCAGGCGATGCAGGCCGCCGCCTGCGGGCTCGCCCCCGACCTGCGGTTCAACCCGGTGCTGCTCAAGCCGGGCAGCGACCACGCCAGCCAGGTGGTGCTGCTCGGCGAGGCCGTCGACACGGTCACCGCCGGCAACTTCCGCACCCTGCGGCCCCGGCTCGCCGAGACCGCCTACGCCGCGCTCGCCGAGCTGCGGGCCGCGTACGACGTGGTGATCTGCGAGGGGGCCGGCAGCCCGGCCGAAATCAACCTCCGTGCCGGGGACTACGTCAACATGGGGCTGGCCCGGCACGCCCACCTGCCCACCATCGTGGTCGGCGACATCGACCGGGGCGGCGTCTTCGCGTCCATGTTCGGCACGGTCGCCCTGCTCGACCCGGCCGACCAGGCACTCGTCGCCGGCTTCGTGATCAACAAGTTCCGGGGCGACCTGGGGCTGCTCCGGCCGGGGCTGGACATGCTGCGCCAGGTCACCGGCCGACCGACGTACGGGGTGCTGCCCTGGGCGCTGGACCTCTGGCTGGACGCCGAGGACTCGCTCGCCTACGGCCGGGTGCTGGGCCGCCCGGCCGGGCCGTACGGCACCGACTGGCTGGACGTGGCCGTGGTCCGGCTGCCCCGGATCAGCAACGCCACCGACGTCGAGGCCCTCGCCACCGAGCCCGGCGTCCGGGTCCGGCTCACCGTCGAACCCGCCGAGCTGGCCGCCGCCGACGTGGTGGTGCTCCCCGGTTCCAAGTCGACCGTGGCCGACCTCGCCTGGCTCCGGGAGACCGGCCTCGCCGACGCCGTCGGAGCACACGTCGCCGCCGGAAAGCCGCTGCTGGGCATCTGCGGCGGCTTCCAGATGCTCGGCCGGGCGATCCACGACCCGGTGGAGAGCCGCCGGGGCAGCGTCCCCGGCCTGGGGCTGCTGCCCGTCGAGATCACCTTCGACCCGCGCAAGACCGTCCGGCGCGCCACCGGCACGGCGGCCGGTGACGTCCCGGTCGAGGGCTACGAGATCCACCACGGGTACGTCTCCGCCGCCGACCCGACCCTGCCACCGCTGCTGCGCCACGCCGACGGCACCGCTGAGGGCGCGCTGCTCGGCGCGGTACACGGCACGCACTGGCACGGCGCGTTCGAGTCCGACGAGTTCCGCCGCCGGTTCCTCACCGAGGCCGCCCGGCTCGCCGGCCGGACCGGCTTCCGGGTCGCCCCGGACACCGTGTTCGCCGCCGCCCGGGAGCGCACCCTGGACCTGCTCGGCGACCTGGTCGAGGAGCACCTCGACACGGCCGCCCTCTGGCGGCTGATCGAGTCCGGCCCGCCCGCCGACCTGCCCTTCGTCCCACCCGGCGCGCCGCCCGGCTGA
- a CDS encoding cobyrinate a,c-diamide synthase, whose translation MTVVPRVVLSAPSSGHGTSALALGLLAAVADSGVDVAGFKIGPDQVDAAYLGLAAGRPGRNLDPRLVGPERIAPLFAHGAAGAGLAVVQGTMGLYDSISGHPETESTAAVATALRSPVVLMVDVAAMGQSVAALVHGFRAYDEQLWLGGVILNRVASPRHEAMLREALDDIGVPVYGALRRHELPPVLPARRHGMVPVVQGDGEATRAVRRLGEAVAATVDLERLLGLARSAPELTVDAWSPAPADGPPAGERPVVALAGGPGGSYSHPETAELLRAAGAEVVTVDPLRDEALPAGTRALVVGGGLPESYAEQLSANRRLCIAVAELARTGRPVIAEGAGLLWLARELDGLPMCGVLDAIGASRDGMVIGYREATAQAGSVVAPAGAVVVGHKQHAAVVTPRSGDRPAWSWDGGSPEGFVWRGVHASQLVPHWAAHPEIAARLVAAALHDPATVETPA comes from the coding sequence ATGACCGTCGTGCCGCGCGTCGTGTTGAGCGCGCCCTCCTCCGGGCACGGCACCAGCGCGCTCGCCCTCGGCCTGCTCGCCGCCGTCGCCGATTCCGGCGTCGACGTGGCCGGCTTCAAGATCGGCCCGGACCAGGTGGACGCGGCCTACCTGGGGCTGGCCGCCGGCCGTCCCGGCCGCAACCTCGACCCGAGGCTGGTCGGCCCGGAACGGATCGCTCCGCTCTTCGCGCACGGCGCCGCCGGGGCCGGGCTGGCCGTGGTGCAGGGCACCATGGGGCTCTACGACTCGATCTCCGGGCACCCCGAGACGGAGTCCACCGCCGCGGTCGCCACCGCGTTGCGCAGCCCGGTCGTGCTGATGGTGGACGTCGCGGCGATGGGCCAGTCGGTGGCCGCGCTGGTGCACGGCTTCCGGGCGTACGACGAGCAGCTCTGGCTGGGCGGGGTGATCCTCAACCGGGTGGCGTCGCCCCGGCACGAGGCGATGCTGCGCGAGGCCCTCGACGACATCGGCGTCCCGGTCTACGGGGCGTTGCGCCGGCACGAGCTGCCGCCGGTGCTGCCCGCCCGGCGGCACGGCATGGTGCCCGTCGTGCAGGGCGACGGCGAGGCGACCCGGGCGGTGCGTCGGCTGGGCGAGGCGGTGGCCGCGACCGTCGACCTGGAGCGGCTGCTCGGGCTGGCCCGCTCGGCGCCCGAACTCACCGTCGACGCCTGGTCACCGGCGCCGGCCGACGGCCCGCCCGCCGGGGAGCGCCCGGTGGTGGCGCTGGCCGGGGGACCGGGCGGCAGCTACAGCCACCCGGAGACCGCCGAGCTGCTCCGGGCCGCCGGGGCGGAGGTGGTCACCGTCGACCCGCTGCGGGACGAGGCGCTCCCCGCCGGCACCCGCGCGCTGGTCGTCGGCGGCGGGCTCCCCGAGTCGTACGCGGAGCAGCTCTCCGCCAACCGGCGGCTCTGCATCGCCGTCGCCGAGCTGGCCCGGACCGGCCGGCCCGTGATCGCCGAGGGGGCCGGCCTGCTGTGGCTGGCCCGCGAGCTGGACGGGCTGCCCATGTGCGGGGTGCTGGACGCGATCGGGGCGAGCCGGGACGGCATGGTGATCGGCTACCGGGAGGCGACGGCGCAGGCCGGGAGCGTGGTGGCGCCGGCCGGTGCGGTGGTGGTGGGGCACAAGCAGCACGCCGCCGTGGTCACTCCCCGATCCGGTGACCGACCGGCGTGGAGCTGGGACGGCGGCTCGCCGGAGGGCTTCGTCTGGCGCGGCGTGCACGCCTCCCAGCTCGTCCCCCACTGGGCGGCCCACCCCGAGATCGCCGCCCGCCTCGTCGCCGCGGCCCTCCACGACCCGGCCACCGTGGAGACCCCGGCCTGA
- a CDS encoding SURF1 family cytochrome oxidase biogenesis protein, with protein MYRFLLTPRWLGWLALTLVAAAVMVFLGNWQLDRYRGRTAINDRIDAGATMAPAPLRDAMPAPTGGPGTAGPAPADDLTWTRVTVTGRYDPANLVLVRGRTVDNTVGFEVLTPLVLTDGTAVLVDRGWIPPAPGAGATTQPQVPAAPGGEVTVTGRVVSSESGGGGVDRRDGKLETRRIGIPRLAKQLPYAVHGGYVLLDQQTPAADPAFQAVPIGHTNNWQNFGYVVQWWLFAGMSLVGYGWVARREARRAAGLDRPRQPVDRAAEPTPSASV; from the coding sequence GTGTACCGGTTCCTGCTGACCCCACGCTGGCTGGGCTGGCTCGCGCTGACCCTGGTCGCCGCCGCGGTGATGGTGTTCCTCGGCAACTGGCAGCTGGACCGCTACCGCGGTCGTACGGCGATCAACGATCGGATCGACGCCGGCGCGACGATGGCCCCCGCCCCGCTGCGCGACGCGATGCCCGCGCCCACCGGCGGCCCCGGCACCGCCGGCCCGGCCCCCGCCGACGACCTGACCTGGACCCGGGTCACCGTCACCGGCCGCTACGACCCGGCCAACCTGGTGCTGGTCCGGGGCCGGACGGTCGACAACACGGTGGGCTTCGAGGTGCTGACCCCGCTGGTCCTCACCGACGGCACGGCGGTGCTGGTGGACCGGGGCTGGATCCCCCCGGCCCCGGGCGCGGGCGCGACCACCCAGCCGCAGGTGCCGGCCGCTCCCGGTGGCGAGGTGACCGTCACCGGCCGGGTGGTGTCCAGCGAGAGCGGCGGCGGCGGGGTGGACCGGCGCGACGGCAAGCTGGAGACCCGCCGGATCGGCATCCCCCGGCTGGCGAAGCAACTGCCCTACGCCGTCCACGGCGGGTACGTCCTGCTCGACCAGCAGACCCCGGCCGCCGACCCGGCGTTCCAGGCGGTGCCGATCGGGCACACCAACAACTGGCAGAACTTCGGCTACGTCGTCCAGTGGTGGCTCTTCGCCGGGATGAGCCTGGTCGGCTACGGCTGGGTGGCCCGCCGGGAGGCACGTCGCGCGGCCGGTCTCGACCGCCCCCGCCAGCCCGTCGACCGGGCCGCCGAACCGACGCCCAGCGCCTCCGTCTGA
- a CDS encoding rhodanese-like domain-containing protein, with translation MSPGVDALLEQARAGLRRLTPHETVEAVRAGALLVDTRTEVQRREQGELPGAIVIDRTVLEWRLDPASAWRIPEATAYDREVIVVCRQGYSSSLAAAGLQVLGLRRATDMIGGVEAWREAGLPLSDRPADVRL, from the coding sequence ATGAGTCCGGGCGTCGACGCCCTGCTGGAACAGGCTCGGGCCGGGCTGCGCCGGCTCACCCCGCACGAGACCGTCGAGGCGGTCCGCGCCGGTGCGCTGCTGGTCGACACGCGTACCGAGGTGCAGCGCCGCGAGCAGGGCGAGCTGCCCGGGGCGATCGTGATCGACCGAACGGTGCTGGAGTGGCGGCTGGACCCGGCGAGCGCCTGGCGGATCCCGGAGGCCACCGCGTACGACCGCGAGGTCATCGTGGTGTGCCGGCAGGGCTACAGCTCCAGCCTGGCGGCGGCCGGCCTCCAGGTGCTCGGCCTGCGCCGGGCCACCGACATGATCGGCGGGGTGGAGGCCTGGCGCGAGGCGGGACTGCCGCTCTCCGACCGCCCCGCCGACGTACGCCTCTGA
- the ssb gene encoding single-stranded DNA-binding protein — MFDTYVTIVGNVLTAPEWRRTTQSNTLVANFKVASTARRLDRDSGRWVDGNSLRVRVNCWRKLAEGVAASVMVGDPVIVAGRLYTRDWTDDAGNHRTLYELEAVAVGHDLSRGRARFLRNRPGATTSTVEDAEAEHRVHGEATEPVPAGEAPASFDPRPFDDEAELGGFVPPRAGHGLPAGELPGRRFDGSDELADPFDGLAHGRSDSDDFDGGDLGDDGDDLGDDGDPDSADVLDGDGLEGAGLDTGGLGGAGVAALAEPGPAGTDAVTGVTPTGRGRRGRGRAPVPA; from the coding sequence ATGTTCGACACCTACGTCACGATCGTCGGCAACGTGCTGACCGCGCCCGAGTGGCGCCGCACCACCCAGAGCAACACCCTGGTGGCCAACTTCAAGGTCGCCTCCACCGCCCGCCGTCTCGACCGCGACAGCGGTCGCTGGGTCGACGGCAACAGCCTGCGGGTCCGCGTGAACTGCTGGCGCAAGCTGGCCGAGGGGGTGGCCGCCTCGGTGATGGTCGGCGATCCGGTGATCGTCGCCGGCCGGCTCTACACCCGCGACTGGACCGACGACGCCGGGAACCACCGCACGCTCTACGAGCTGGAGGCCGTCGCGGTGGGGCACGACCTGTCCCGCGGGCGGGCTCGGTTCCTGCGCAACCGACCCGGCGCCACCACCAGCACCGTCGAGGACGCCGAGGCGGAGCACCGGGTGCACGGCGAGGCGACCGAGCCCGTACCGGCCGGGGAGGCCCCCGCCTCGTTCGACCCCCGGCCCTTCGACGACGAGGCCGAGCTGGGCGGGTTCGTCCCGCCGCGTGCCGGGCACGGGCTGCCCGCCGGTGAGCTGCCCGGCCGCCGGTTCGACGGCTCCGACGAGCTGGCCGACCCCTTCGACGGCCTCGCTCACGGCCGATCCGACAGCGACGACTTCGACGGCGGCGACCTCGGCGACGACGGCGACGACCTCGGCGACGACGGCGACCCCGACAGCGCCGACGTGCTCGACGGGGACGGGCTGGAGGGTGCCGGGCTGGACACCGGCGGGCTGGGCGGTGCGGGGGTCGCCGCACTCGCCGAGCCCGGCCCCGCCGGGACGGACGCGGTCACCGGCGTCACGCCGACCGGCCGGGGTCGACGTGGCCGGGGGCGGGCCCCGGTGCCCGCCTGA
- a CDS encoding HPF/RaiA family ribosome-associated protein — MSAVANPATVGECLRVGAGFSQGDRNWIAEQFATLDARLAGFHADATELEVSVKDREARGQKVTLECWIAGRQKIVTTSSEEDLHAALNDVRDDLRRKLNDAKTRQEPRSNKHLRDTGLPEVVPAQAGDPDELPAADPSRADAETA; from the coding sequence ATGAGCGCCGTGGCGAACCCCGCCACCGTGGGCGAGTGCCTACGGGTCGGCGCCGGGTTCTCCCAGGGGGACCGGAACTGGATCGCGGAGCAGTTCGCGACGCTGGACGCCCGGCTGGCCGGGTTCCACGCCGACGCCACCGAGCTGGAGGTCTCGGTCAAGGACCGCGAGGCCCGGGGGCAGAAGGTGACCCTGGAGTGCTGGATCGCGGGCCGCCAGAAGATCGTCACCACCTCCTCCGAGGAGGATCTGCACGCCGCGCTCAACGACGTCCGGGACGACCTGCGTCGCAAGCTCAACGACGCGAAGACCCGGCAGGAGCCGCGCAGCAACAAGCACCTGCGCGACACCGGCCTGCCCGAGGTCGTGCCCGCCCAGGCCGGCGACCCGGACGAGCTGCCCGCCGCCGACCCGAGCCGGGCCGACGCGGAAACCGCCTGA
- a CDS encoding ATP-dependent DNA ligase, producing the protein MRFLDLAATSAAVGATSGRRAKVELLAAALRALDASEVPAGAGYLAGELRQRQTGVGWAALRELPPPAAEPTLTVAGVDAAIDGIAAVRGAGSQARRRELLHRLFGTATAEEQRLLVGLFSGELRQGAQAGLLADAVARAAEVPVTAVRRALLLAGDLRAVAVAALAGGADALARFGLQVGRPLAPMLAQSAPSVDEALTATGVPAVVDVKLDGIRIQAHRSGEDVAIFTRSLDDITARLPEVVALVRALPARELVLDGEAIGLDATGRPLPFQQTSSRAARRATGSVVVPAAEGADGTVLTPYFFDLLHLDGVDLVDLPGRERWAALARVVDPALLVGRVEVDGPEQAGAAFAAAIDAGQEGVVVKDPAAPYDAGRRGSAWVKVKPRHTLDLVVLAVEWGSGRRQGWLSNLHLGARDPRTGEFVMLGKTFKGLTDELLRWQTERFLGLAVEKGDWVVRVRPEQVVEIAFDGVQTSSRYPGGMALRFARVVRYRDDKTAAEADTIDAVRAIHAGRVTG; encoded by the coding sequence GTGCGGTTCCTCGACCTGGCGGCCACCTCCGCCGCGGTGGGCGCCACCAGCGGCCGGCGGGCCAAGGTGGAGCTGCTGGCCGCCGCGCTCCGGGCGCTCGACGCTTCCGAGGTGCCGGCCGGTGCCGGCTATCTCGCCGGTGAGCTGCGTCAACGCCAGACGGGGGTGGGCTGGGCGGCCCTTCGTGAGCTGCCCCCGCCGGCCGCCGAGCCGACGTTGACGGTGGCCGGCGTGGACGCCGCGATCGACGGGATCGCCGCCGTCCGTGGTGCCGGCTCGCAGGCCCGACGCCGGGAGCTGCTGCACCGGCTCTTCGGCACGGCCACCGCCGAGGAGCAGCGGCTGCTGGTCGGCCTCTTCAGCGGTGAGCTGCGCCAGGGCGCCCAGGCCGGGCTGCTCGCCGACGCGGTCGCCCGGGCCGCCGAGGTGCCCGTCACCGCCGTACGCCGGGCGCTGCTGCTCGCCGGCGACCTGCGGGCCGTCGCGGTCGCCGCGCTCGCCGGCGGGGCCGACGCGCTGGCCCGGTTCGGGCTCCAGGTGGGCCGCCCCCTCGCCCCGATGCTGGCGCAGAGCGCCCCCTCGGTGGACGAGGCGCTCACCGCCACCGGGGTCCCGGCGGTGGTGGACGTGAAGCTCGACGGCATCCGCATCCAGGCGCACCGCTCCGGCGAGGACGTCGCGATCTTCACCCGCAGTCTGGACGACATCACCGCCCGGCTGCCGGAGGTGGTCGCCCTCGTCCGGGCGCTGCCCGCCCGGGAGCTGGTGCTCGACGGCGAGGCGATCGGGCTGGACGCCACCGGCCGCCCGCTGCCGTTCCAGCAGACCTCCAGCCGGGCCGCCCGGCGCGCCACCGGTTCCGTGGTCGTCCCGGCCGCCGAGGGCGCCGACGGGACGGTGCTGACACCGTACTTCTTCGACCTGCTGCACCTCGACGGCGTGGATCTGGTCGACCTGCCGGGGCGGGAGCGGTGGGCCGCCCTGGCCCGGGTGGTCGACCCGGCGCTGCTGGTCGGTCGGGTGGAGGTGGACGGGCCGGAGCAGGCCGGCGCGGCGTTCGCCGCCGCGATCGACGCCGGTCAGGAGGGCGTGGTGGTCAAGGACCCGGCGGCGCCCTACGACGCCGGCCGACGCGGCTCCGCCTGGGTGAAGGTCAAGCCGCGGCACACCCTCGATCTGGTGGTGCTGGCCGTGGAGTGGGGCAGCGGTCGACGACAGGGCTGGCTCTCCAACCTGCACCTCGGGGCCCGCGACCCGCGCACCGGCGAGTTCGTCATGCTCGGCAAGACCTTCAAGGGGCTCACCGACGAGCTGCTGCGCTGGCAGACCGAACGTTTCCTCGGCCTGGCGGTGGAGAAGGGCGACTGGGTGGTCCGGGTCCGGCCCGAGCAGGTCGTCGAGATCGCGTTCGACGGGGTGCAGACCAGCAGCCGCTATCCGGGCGGGATGGCGCTGCGCTTCGCCCGGGTGGTGCGCTACCGCGACGACAAGACCGCCGCCGAGGCCGACACCATCGACGCCGTACGCGCCATCCACGCCGGTCGGGTGACCGGCTGA
- a CDS encoding transglycosylase domain-containing protein, translated as MSNRPLASAGRAVPLLRAGLIAGIVVAAAAYPLAAVTGIGAKATAHAVEQKTSILKTALPAETSYLYAPDGRTVLTMFYEEYRQYTKIQDMSPNIQQAIVAAEDNRFYQHRGVDPKGVARAFVANARSSGVSQGASTLTMQYVRMALRDSASTPKEVQEATQQTSLRKVKEMRMALDVEKELTKEQILERYLNSAYFGHRAYGIYAASEIFFSKTPATLSPVEAATLAGLVKSPSEYDPITSDQKDATGRRNYVLDNMARLGYLSPDAVAAAKSQPIRLKLTNPPNDCASITQQYRSWGFACDYLKNWWSAQPAFGENRLERMDKLRRGGYRIVLSIDPKIQSAAETNVGAKDNTGSPFANGIVVAEPGTGRIKAMAVNRNYSLDLSENGPSSNPEADPKMKANYPNTVAPLLGGGSLPGYQAGSTFKMFPMLAALNAGMPLSTAYDSPYRYKSAVYDGWAPSNASGAMTGRQTMWSGFGKSVNTYFVQLEEQVGADSAVRLAEQLGLRWRTDVDKEQASPGKAKKWGAFTLGVSDATPLEMANAYAAVAADGRYCEAIPVMSITNRDGTPATYTTAGGVQREIAKPRCRQVVNADAARAATDAARCPTGDTPARGSCGGWSTADSVRGTVGRPVAGKTGTTDSTRSAWFVGYTPELAAASFIADPDNPFNAVGDGQSQIPVNAVANTLRDALKGQPTRQFTPPSDQMVG; from the coding sequence GTGAGCAACCGACCCCTTGCTTCCGCTGGTCGTGCCGTTCCCCTCCTCCGCGCCGGACTGATCGCCGGCATCGTGGTCGCCGCCGCGGCGTACCCGCTCGCCGCCGTGACCGGGATCGGGGCCAAGGCCACCGCGCACGCCGTGGAGCAGAAGACGAGCATCCTGAAGACCGCGCTGCCGGCCGAGACGTCGTACCTGTACGCGCCGGACGGCCGGACCGTACTGACGATGTTCTACGAGGAGTACCGGCAGTACACCAAGATCCAGGACATGTCCCCGAACATCCAGCAGGCCATCGTCGCCGCCGAGGACAACCGCTTCTACCAGCACCGCGGCGTCGACCCGAAGGGCGTGGCCCGCGCCTTCGTCGCCAACGCCCGCTCCAGCGGCGTCTCCCAGGGCGCCTCCACGCTGACCATGCAGTACGTCCGGATGGCCCTGCGGGACAGCGCCAGCACCCCGAAGGAGGTGCAGGAGGCCACCCAGCAGACCAGCCTGCGCAAGGTCAAGGAGATGCGGATGGCGCTGGACGTGGAGAAGGAGCTGACCAAGGAGCAGATCCTGGAGCGCTACCTCAACTCCGCGTACTTCGGCCACCGGGCGTACGGCATCTACGCCGCCTCGGAGATCTTCTTCTCCAAGACCCCGGCCACCCTCTCCCCGGTCGAGGCAGCCACCCTCGCCGGCCTGGTCAAGTCCCCCTCCGAGTACGACCCGATCACCTCGGACCAGAAGGACGCCACCGGCCGGCGCAACTACGTGCTGGACAACATGGCCCGACTCGGTTATCTCTCACCGGACGCCGTCGCCGCCGCGAAGAGCCAACCGATCCGGCTCAAGCTCACCAACCCGCCCAACGACTGCGCCTCGATCACCCAGCAGTACCGCAGCTGGGGCTTCGCCTGCGACTACCTGAAGAACTGGTGGAGCGCGCAGCCGGCGTTCGGGGAGAACCGGCTGGAACGGATGGACAAGCTGCGCCGCGGCGGCTACCGGATCGTGCTCAGCATCGACCCGAAGATCCAGTCGGCGGCCGAGACGAACGTCGGGGCGAAGGACAACACCGGCAGCCCGTTCGCCAACGGGATCGTGGTCGCCGAACCGGGCACCGGGCGGATCAAGGCGATGGCGGTGAACCGGAACTACTCGCTGGACCTCAGCGAGAACGGGCCCAGCTCCAATCCCGAGGCCGACCCGAAGATGAAGGCCAACTACCCGAACACGGTCGCCCCACTGCTCGGCGGGGGCTCGCTCCCCGGCTATCAGGCGGGCTCGACGTTCAAGATGTTCCCGATGCTCGCCGCGCTCAACGCCGGGATGCCGCTTTCCACCGCGTACGACTCGCCGTACCGCTACAAGTCGGCCGTCTATGACGGGTGGGCCCCGTCCAACGCCAGCGGGGCGATGACCGGACGGCAGACCATGTGGTCCGGCTTCGGCAAGTCCGTCAACACCTACTTCGTGCAGCTGGAGGAGCAGGTCGGCGCGGACAGCGCGGTCCGCCTCGCCGAGCAGCTCGGGCTGCGCTGGCGCACCGACGTGGACAAGGAACAGGCGTCGCCGGGCAAGGCGAAGAAGTGGGGCGCGTTCACCCTGGGCGTCTCCGACGCCACCCCGCTGGAGATGGCGAACGCCTACGCCGCGGTCGCCGCCGACGGGCGGTACTGCGAGGCCATCCCCGTCATGTCGATCACCAACCGGGACGGCACGCCGGCCACGTACACCACCGCGGGCGGGGTGCAGCGGGAGATCGCCAAGCCGCGCTGCCGGCAGGTCGTCAACGCCGACGCCGCCCGCGCCGCCACCGACGCGGCCCGCTGCCCGACCGGCGACACCCCGGCCCGGGGGAGCTGCGGCGGCTGGTCGACGGCCGACAGCGTCCGGGGTACGGTCGGCCGCCCGGTCGCCGGCAAGACCGGTACGACGGACAGCACCCGGTCCGCCTGGTTCGTCGGCTACACGCCGGAGCTGGCGGCGGCGAGCTTCATCGCCGACCCGGACAACCCGTTCAACGCGGTGGGTGACGGCCAGTCCCAGATCCCGGTCAACGCGGTGGCGAACACCCTCCGCGACGCCCTCAAGGGCCAACCCACCCGCCAGTTCACCCCACCCTCCGACCAAATGGTCGGCTGA